The genomic stretch ACAGGAACATTAACCTCTTCCTGCATTAGCAGGTCACTCTTACACGCTGCTCTCCGACTCCTTTTGGCCTAGCAGGGCTGCTGTTAGTCATTAGAGTCACAGGATGAGGTCAGAGGGGAGGCCAGGCTAGCAATCAGAGACTTTATCTGCAGAAAGATGGGGAAATAAGAGTTGATGATGAAATCTGAAGGCTGAATCATCATCTTTTTGAAGTTAATTCTGTCTTCTGCAAGTCCAGTAAACCATACAGGAGAGTTGGGGAGAGGTCCCTGTATCCCTGCCCCCACTGCACATCATAAACTCCTACCTAACAAGAACAATCTGTGTGCAGGACGGAGCGCTCAGACACACTTGGGGAAGGGGGGAGGAgaacagaggagagggagaaggagggatttgtcctctcctcctggttcacgacatctttttttttttttttttttttttcggctATCCAGACAAATCTGCAGCCTGAAACCTGAAACTGCAGAAGTGGCGTAGCTCACACAGAGTTTGCCACTCTTTGCTGTGCTCTCTCTTAAACTCAATCAGCTCACTTTTCTATCTTGGTTGCAGTCATCCTCCATCAGGGGGGTTTCCAATAGAGACACTTCTGCCACATTTCATGGTGAGTAAAATGATTTCACTCTTTTTCTATGTCTTTTTTccagtttgagtttttttgtgtggtcATTTTAAGCTCTCATGTAAGTCTAAAGTTTGAGATGTTTTCTATAGCATGATACTTTCATCTCAACACCCATCCACAGAAAGTCAGGGCGTGACTAGTACAGTTAGCGTGAATAAAGGTTCAGCATTAAAGTGGAGACAGAATCTACATCATGgcccttttttctgtttttgccattaaaaaaatctgctaGGTTTAGATGTTccaaatgtgtctttgtgtgtgttagtgtgcataTGGCTGCCTTATACACATATGTTTATGCGTCGGCACAGATGTGTGGCCATGCTTATTTGGTCTGGGGTGAGTGTGTGATTaattttaaagaacaaaaacacacctccCACCCCTTCTCTTTTTCCAGATGAGAGCAAAGTTTCATGTGGCCCAGCTTGTACACAGATGGAGACAGAATAAAGATGAGAGTGTGTGAGCTGCTGCCAGTTTACACACTGACTTAGCCGAGGGATGATTGTGACTGGTAAAAGTTTAGAAGGTCATTTCACTGACATAGGAAAAGGTGGTATCTAGCCACGCAGAAACTTTTTTCTGCATGGCTCAGATGGGCAGGATCCTTTATATGCTTTTACTTTTTTGCTCCATGAGTTTCTGCAAATCACACATTAGTTCACAGTCCAAGTTGAGCTGCAATGAATTCAAGACATTTGTGGCAAGTAATGTAACTGATGAATGATTGAATATACGTGTACTCTAGGTAAGTCATATTCCATTTTTATTAACATTATATGAGATAGAAATGTACTGTCTCATGATTCTTTACCAGTACAAATTAAAAACTTAAGTAACAGAGCTGGGATGTTTAATAAcatattctgtctctctgtcagcgAGACAACATGATTCATAAACCTTGATTCCGGATGCTAATATATTAGATTAATggtaatattttattttttaaaaagggacaatataaatgttttcagaCAAATATTAGACATGAAACCCAGTaataatattgttttaaattgaattttacAATAAACACAAACGTATCCTTGATGTGTAACATCTTCGGCAGACAGAATATTGTCTATCCTGATCTAGGGAGGTGAGAATGTGTAGTCTCAGGGCAGCATAAAGTGTTAATTATACAATTATCTGGGTAATACATTTAAGGTACAAACATTTTTTCACACATGGCACTGAAgtttatgtttatttgttatttacagATCCTGAAGGATAATGATGCTCCTGATGGCCCTTCATCGGActgctctgtgtttgctgtttcgCCTCAGCTGCAGCTGGGCCACACCTCTACCTTTTTACAGTCTGCTAGAGGGAAGTACAGACGAGGAAGAGCTCACTAACTCCACTTCCTCTCTCCCCACCAGCAACAGTTCCTCAGAGTACCAAACCACACCTGCTGGCCCCACACATGTGGAAACTGAGTTTCTTAGTCAAGTTAGGAGCTTTCTGGAGGAGAACATGCTCCTTATCCTTGTTGCATGCtctttcatcctcctcttccttttcatcATCTGTGGAGCAATTTTCATGAGCCGCAGGCGCAAAGTCAATGCCTACTACCCTTCCTCCTTCCCCTCAAAAATGTATGTGGACCACAAGGACAAAACTGGAGGTGCTAAACTCTTTAATGAAGTACCAGAGAAAGCTGTTCTTAAGCAGGAAGGTGAGCCAGTGGACTCCCACAAGCAGCTCCAGGCAGACATCATGAGGGCTGCAAAGGGCCTGCGCACACAAAATAAATCGACTGCAGCTGCAGAGGGAAGTGACCTCAGCCAGAAGAACGCAGACCACAGTCCTGAGAACGGCTCCAAACTAGAAGACAGCATCCTGGACCAACAGCTAGCCAGTCTTCCTGAGGAAAAGCATCCATATGAACTTCCAGAGAGTGAAGAAGAAGCATTAGCAGTGGGAAGCACAGAGCTGAACCTTCCTGGGCAGCCAGGAGATGATTCACAGGAGCCTCTGATGGGTAGGAGTCTGCGACCCCCCTCTATGCACATTCACAATGACTCAGCTACACTCCAGCTCATCGCAGGAGAGAAAACAGCCTTCTAAGTATGATGAACACTTTTACCTGGGAATACATTTTTGACACTAAGAATCCATGAATGgaaattatcaaaaaaagactttgaagtAATCCATAAAAGTTGCTTAATTCAATTCATAAAGATGCTTTTTTTCGCATTATATCATGTTTGTATTCACTTACGGAGGATGGAATTCAGCGGCATGTTAGCAATGCTCAGActggatatactgtatattattattaattgtt from Labrus bergylta chromosome 17, fLabBer1.1, whole genome shotgun sequence encodes the following:
- the tmem119b gene encoding transmembrane protein 119b, which gives rise to MMLLMALHRTALCLLFRLSCSWATPLPFYSLLEGSTDEEELTNSTSSLPTSNSSSEYQTTPAGPTHVETEFLSQVRSFLEENMLLILVACSFILLFLFIICGAIFMSRRRKVNAYYPSSFPSKMYVDHKDKTGGAKLFNEVPEKAVLKQEGEPVDSHKQLQADIMRAAKGLRTQNKSTAAAEGSDLSQKNADHSPENGSKLEDSILDQQLASLPEEKHPYELPESEEEALAVGSTELNLPGQPGDDSQEPLMGRSLRPPSMHIHNDSATLQLIAGEKTAF